CGATTTTATCCGCCTGCTGACCAGCAACGACTTCATCATCAACCGGTTGCGACAGCAACTAGGCCGCCGCAACGGAGTCCCGGTTGAACAGGCTGTGCAATTTCTGGAGCGCAACGAAACTCTGCGGCAGGAGATGAACACACTTAACGCCGAGATCTGCGCGTCGATGGGGATGGACTACCGACCTCCCAGGGGGTTTGAGAATCCGCTGAAGGTAAAACCTGAATTGGAAATGGTTGAAGATAGGAAGAAAATCAAGGCAAAGTAAACCATGAAGCCCCCGTAACAGGGGGCTTTTACTGTAATCGTCAACGCAACCATAAATGAACATTTGTGTTCGTTTTGCGCCACCGCTCCCCCTTATGGAGAACGATACAACTTTTACGAACGGGGGTCAGAGTCCTCGAAGTCCATTTTCAAAAAATAAAACACCTGATTGTTGATAAATCGATATGTGCTTTTAATCCTAAGGTGAAGCAAGACCCCCCTGTGAGATAACATATGAGAAAAAGGCCCACCCGATTTTTCGAGTGAGCCTTCTTTGTGTCATATTGATGGTGATCACATTTACAAATGAATCTGTTACTTACAGACTTGCGTAGTTTCTAAAGAAAAGCTACAGGCCCTCAAAATCCCTTCGGCACGAGAGTCGAGCTGCGCTGTACAACCTGCATCTTCCATCAGGACATTTCTTCCTTGTGAATCGCAGAGCAACACTACCGCTTGCAAGCTTTCACATTTTGCTTTCAAAATATAACCCTCAAAGGGGGTCAGCAGACCTGGATCGTCTTCCACTGCCAGGTGGATACATTCCTCCCCGGTTCCGCCAGGAGTGAAACCATAGTCCTCCGGACGTTCGGCAACCCCTTGCACCGCAGAGCTCAATCTGAGCATGGCCGGTCCAAATTCCTTGCTGGCAACGCCGCCGCTATAGGCACACCCCGAAAAGAAAAGAAGGATGGCGACAAATATCGAAGTAACTCGCAGATAATATTTCATTTTCACCCCCAGAAAGTGATATCACCGGTAGTCAGATTGGCTCCGGTGTCGAGATTCCAGTTTTGCACCTTGGCGATTTCAACTCCGTGTTCAACAAAGCGAGATATTTCAAGCCAGACATCCGCAACATTCTCCGCTGCCTTTTGGAATATTTGCTCGTAGTCCATTTTGCCCCCGCCGGGGACATCAAGATTCTTGATGAACTGGTCATCGACAACTTCAGCTGCGAAATAAAGAAATCCTTGACCGGCAATAAAACGCATTACGAAACCTGGTAACCAGCCGCCTTCGTCAGCTACACCATCGACAACACGCTTGAAATTGCGGTGCCACTTGTCGATGTCGGGAGGATTGCGCGAAAAAACTTCGGGATGAACTGCCTTGAGCATTCCCAGCCAAAGCGCTTTAATGTCCAGGTCGAGAGCGTCATCCGTCCCGCAGGCGCAGATGCCGCCCTTCAGGTGTTCCGTATCGGTAATATCACCGACGTTCAAGGTTTGATAGATGAACGCATCCTGATGCATCTCACACACGCGATGCTCTTTTTCGTGCCCTTGGTAATCACCCACTTTCAACTTAACCACGGGATGAATGCTGACATCGGTTACCACGTGGGCGGCATATCCCATCAGCCAAGCCAGACATTGTCTCTTCACCACGCCATCTGGATAATCCCGCAGAATTCGAGCACCTTCCCGAATCATGTCGCCAGTACATTCATAGTGCATCAAATCGGCCCACTCATCGGTAGCCCCATCGAGTAAACTCAAGTAGGGATAGTCAGGACTGACGCTACCGAGTTCGGCGTATTTCGTCAGCCCGCTAATGGCGCGGTGTGCGGTACTTGACAGGTCCTCCAACTTCTTCAAATTCTTCGCGGTTAAAACCATCGTCATGTGTGCAAAAGCGCCCGGCATAATTCCCTCCAACCTGTTTAATTATTCATATAAAACTAAGACGACATGCGTAATCTTCCCTGCGTACCAGATTAAATCTCACCTAGCAAGATGACACTAATCGAAATCCCAAACAAAAAAACCACCAGCAGCTTCGCAGGTGGCTTGTGGTCATCATGTAAGTCCCCCAATTGGCATGCCAAAAATAAAAATTAATTGCAATCTACAGTAATTTAACGGAGACGTCAAAATTGAGGAAGGTCATGGCTTGAGCCCACCATTTGGGGGTAATCGAAATCCACCTACAACAATTCCAAAAGTGCTGCATCCCGATACAGAGTGTTCAATAAATAGCGCAATAAGAGAAGAGCCCATATATGTTAATCGTGCGCTCTTCCTGTGTTACTGATGGTTACATGTGAGAATTCCCGCCATCTACCGGCGGGTGTCAAGATAGTTGTCGCCTCAGTCTCATTATGCCGCTTCGCTACAAAGGTCCTCTTCGGAGGACCTTTTCCGTTCAGGGTTGAGTCGAACGGTTTTGATCGGTTCCCAATTGCGTGTTTGCCGCGTCCATCGACAGGGGTTTTTCTGTCGTGCTTGCTCATAAACCTCTTTTCGCTTGTTCAACTTCAGGGCCTCTCGCCCATAGTGCCGATCATCCGGCGTCACGAAGCGGATCTCGCTGTGCTGGTGCTCGGTGTTGTACCAATGAACGAATGCGTCAACCCACCGTTGGGCCTCGTACTCGGAGGCAAATGGTCGTGATGGATATTCTGGCCGATACTTCAAGGTGCGGAACAGCGACTCAGAAAACGGGTTGTCATTGCTAACTCCAGGACGGCTGAAAGACGGTACGACGCCCAGGCGTTGTAAGGTAACCAGCATGGTGGAACCCTTCATCGGGCTACCATTGTCGGAGTGCAGAACAAGCCCTTTTGGATCGACACCGTGGCGGTGGAAGGCCTCGACACAGAGCAGTGCACTGTTCTGTCCACACTCCTTTGAAAAGACTGTGGCTGCGATGATCTTGCGACTCCAGACATCCAGAATCAGGTACAGATAAAAGAACTGACCGGCGATCGTCGACCTTAAGTAGGTAATATCCCAAGACCACACCTGGCATGGCCCGGTGGCCACTTTCTCACGGGGGCGGCGGTGCGTTGCCGGTCGACAACGTTCCCGGTGAGCCAATTGATTCGCCTCGCGCAAGAGGCGGTAGAAGGTAGATTCCGACCCAACGTACCGGCCTTCATCGGCCAGACGGGGAACGATCTGCTTGGGTGACAGTTCCCGATACTGTGGTGAATTGGCAATTGACATCACTTCCTGCCGCTCTACTGGTGTTAGTTTGTTGGCCGGTACAGTCAATGGGCCATGACGACGATCGTCACCACCCTCTTGATGGGACCACCGCTGAATAGTGCGGTCCGTCAGTCCCAACGCCTGAGCGGCAGGCTTCAACCTAGCGCCACCAAGAATAGCTTCATCGATCAATTCGAGGACCTGCTGCCGCTCTAACGGACGGTGTCGTCGTCCTCGTCCCCCCATATTTCCCGGGCTTTTTTTTTGAGAACCAGTAGCGCTGCGGTTTCGGCCAAAGCCTTGTCTTTGCGTCGAAGTTCCTTCTCCAACTCCTGAATACGTTTGGTCTCGACTCGTTTAGCAGGCTTTGGTTCAAGTCCAACGAGCATCTGATCACGCCACTGCTGAAGCAGAGCATCATGTAAGCCTCGGCTGCGCAAAAAGGCACCAAATTCTTCCTCGGAAAGTGAGGCCGCTTCCAGAACGGCAGACAGTTTCTCTTCGGCACTCCAGTCTTGTGGTCGTTTCATATTGGACAGCCTCTTCATTGATTCCGCAAATGACGGTGGCTCGGCAGGGGTAGAAATATCAATCGTATCAGCTTCACTCACCCATCGGTAGAGTGAGCTGCGTGACACGCCAATCTCCTCAGCCAAAGAGACAGGGCTTGGACCATCTGGATCGGTCATTTTCTGAATCATCAAAGAACGAAAAGCGGGGGAATATCTCATCGGCATGGTGGGGCGTCTCCTCTCTATTTTTATTTGAGGCGACAACTATGCTGACACATGGGGCTACTCATTCGAGCACATTCCACTGCCAGGGTTGGCACGGACTTTCTTTTATCTCAAGAGTGTCTGCATGTTGCCAAGAAAAAAGGGGACAGCCTAGGGGACAAGTTGGCGGCGACCAAATTGTTAAAGTATATGCCCTATCCATCATTTTTGGCTTACAAAGCGATTACATCATCTGGCGAAATGATGAGACATATGGTGGGCTCGTAATTTCTTACAAATAAAAGTTTTTTATAGGTACCATTGTCAGTGTTAGATGCACCTCCGCCGCGTGGGTGACTATGCCATGTGCCAAGGTAAGTTACCTTCCCATTTGTCCTTCTCTCAATTTGTTTAATGTTCCTCTCCAATCCTTCCGTGCCAAGAACGAAAAGATCTCGTTTTTCAATACTGTCAGGTGGTGCATCTAAAAGCCCAGTTATCACAATCGTTTTTGAAAAAAGAAATACTGTTCCTAGCAGAACTCCACCGGTTTCAACTGGGCTTTTTTCACCCATAAGCCTTTTCATTTGTGTGCGGACTTCTTCGGACAGACGTATATCCCATTCTAGATTTTTAACAGACCTAATAATTTTACTTTCGGGGGCAGAAAACAAACTGGTTTCAAGAGAAAAATTTTCGTTGTATTTGGAGATTAGGATTTCTCCGCTACCCGGAAGCCCATCCTCTAGGCTTTTTTGGATTTTCAAACTCATTGTTGCTGCCATAAGTGAGATTCGTGAATCGTCAACAATCATCGTCTGAGAGCTACACCCTTCACCGATACGCACATTATCAATCTGTGAAGCAAATAGGACACCCCTCAGAGATTCATCCTCCAATGTTCGTCGGTACAGGTGGGCCCAGAGGTCAACCAGAAGACACTCTTTTGTTTTGTTTTCCGATAACAGAATCCCATAGAGACCCTGCCCATATAATCCGCCGGAGATTACAGGGGCAATATCGGTCCTACTCATAAAAAACGATCTGACGGATAAGGATGCAGTCGTATCAATTATCAATCTTGAATTACTATAGTCTATGCCAATGGCAGTTCCAGAGTTTGCTTGCACCTCCACACTACTCGCACTGAACATCGAGAGCGACAATAGATCCGCCTTGTTTTGAGCCCATGTGAGGGTTAAGGCATGGCGAGCGCTATTGTGGGGCAAGAAGATATCATTATCGACACATAAAAACGGTCCATTCCCGTTGCGCGTTAAGTGCATACCTATTTTCGAGCCAAGACTACCACAGCCAACTAGGGCAATATTTTTAGATTCTTTGGTTTTGGTTTTGGTGCCTGAAAGCTGTTTCAATAATTCCTGGGATCTAGCATTCAAATGAGAAAGCATTCCAACCGGGGTATCTGGCAGAACCCGTTTTTTCCTTTTCCTCGCTTTGGATTTATGGACTACAAAATTTAAGAATTCAATATCATGCTTTGAATTTATAATTTTAACTGGTCTTCGTATGGATAAAACGATGAACAACTTGTTTTCATTTAAATTTTCTAGGTCAATTCTTTCAATAAACTCCTGGATATCATCAATACCAACTGAGCGTGCATATTCGTAAAATTGGGCAAGGTTCGTTATCTTATTTGGGAGATAACAATCAATTACACGAGGTGTCTTTATGAATACGGTATGTGCTGACAATCTTTTTTGAATATTGCAGAGACCACCCGTGACGATCAGATTTTTTCTTTCCTCGTAATATATAGCCCTGCTCAGATACGAAGTTTCTTTCTCGAGATAGGCATCAAGGACTTCGTTGAGATCGTAGAGCATAAACCCAGAACAATGGTCATTCCGCATTGGCTCCCAGCCTTGGCTGTAGTCTAGCAACTCATTTGAAGCGGCCTTTTCAAGCCAGTCGACCAATTGATTCAAAAGGCCATTCATCCACTCAGATTGCTGCAGTAGCTCTGAGGGATCACCCTCAAAGACGCAAGGATAGACACCCGTCTCCGAAGGGTTGATGTGCGGAAAGCACCTAGGGAAATTGTCTCTCAACTTTATTTTGGGGGCTTTTAAGGGAAATAAGTCAGAAAATAGAAATAAAACCTCCTCCTTGCATTTAACCCCGATATCCGTGATGCCGGCCCTAATGAAACGACTTGGCAAGCCGATGGAAACGACCGATGAAACAATAGCAATTTTGGATCCGCCTGAAGGGGCTATTTCAGAAACTTCTTCAAACGCATTATGTTCTTGTATGTATTGAATTGCTTTTTCAAACCAAAATCTATCCATGAGGATAAGCTTCTTTTGCTGATGCTAGGGCCGCAACTGCAAGCTTAGATTTTTCTTTTATCCCTTTTTTTTGAGGACCAGCCCCAGTTAGGTTGAACTCAAGTGGTTCCGGTTTTTTTTCGCTAGGATTCTCATTTGTACAGATGAACTGTTCCTTCCCAACAATAGTCACATACTCGTCTTTCGCGGATTCACTTGGTGGGTCTTGGTCTGCATCTTTAATGATTTTGCTTTGAGAGATAATAAATGCACCTTCCTTCTTCTGGCTCAAAGCGCTTAGCGCGTCTCCGCAAACCTTAGGATCATCATCGTCTGTTTGGCTGTCATACGAAATGGAGTGCCAGGAGCAGTGGTGAGGGGCAGTGAGGATGTCATACTCAAATATTTCGGGGCTATCCTTGTGCTTTCTCCAAAGTGATTCCCAGACAAGGCACTCTGCGTCGGCAGCCATAAGAAGTTTGTTGGTATATGTTCCTTGCGTGACTGATATTTGCATAACTATACTTTGGCGGTTTTTGTCTGTGAAGCACTCTTCTTCCTCGCCTTGCTGCTTCTCAATCGGGCTTAAAATCAGCCCTTCTAGCTTAGAGGCTATGTCAAAGTTATTTATTTTATTGAAAGTGTCTCCAACCTTGTAATTGATTTCCTCCAGACCGTTTGTTTTTCCGTCAGGGTCTTCTCCAACTATTATTGCCCTGTTTCCTTCGATCTGAATCTCGCCACTTTCTTCGAAGAGCGTTACCCTTCTCTTCATTTCCTTATTGAATACCTTTGCATCATTACACAGGGCGTAAGTGCTTGATGAGGGTTTCCAGAAATTATGACTACTCCAAAGCTCTCTAATGACAATTTTGAGCTCATCGTCTTTGTCATTGTAGTTTTCTAGTGGACCTACATGGAAATGCTCCTCAAAGCCCTTGAGATGATCTTCATGCCTATGAGTCAAAATAAAGGCATCTACGTAAGGCCTGCCATTTTTGTCTTTTGGCAGCCTATCTCTAAGTTCTAGGTTGATATCGCAGTGATCTGCAATAGCATCCTTTACAATAGAGCAATCAATCAAAACCACTGTTTCTTGGGCGTCATTTAATTTCAGTAAAACCATTCCACCGTTTTCAGATCCGACAGGGAAAAATGTGATAGTTGAATTAGCCATTGCCACCCTCCTCTTTCTTAACGAGAAAATCGTTGAAAAGACTGTCTGCATAGTAGAAAGCAAATTTATCGAGAATAATTTTTCTAGATAAATATAAAGCAATAAAAATCATTGCAAAAACAATAAACAAACTCATTGCTTTAAAAGCATTTTCAGATCCATAAATTATTGAGCATCCGATTGATCCAATTGCCCCCCACAAC
Above is a genomic segment from Geopsychrobacter electrodiphilus DSM 16401 containing:
- a CDS encoding zinc dependent phospholipase C family protein, whose amino-acid sequence is MPGAFAHMTMVLTAKNLKKLEDLSSTAHRAISGLTKYAELGSVSPDYPYLSLLDGATDEWADLMHYECTGDMIREGARILRDYPDGVVKRQCLAWLMGYAAHVVTDVSIHPVVKLKVGDYQGHEKEHRVCEMHQDAFIYQTLNVGDITDTEHLKGGICACGTDDALDLDIKALWLGMLKAVHPEVFSRNPPDIDKWHRNFKRVVDGVADEGGWLPGFVMRFIAGQGFLYFAAEVVDDQFIKNLDVPGGGKMDYEQIFQKAAENVADVWLEISRFVEHGVEIAKVQNWNLDTGANLTTGDITFWG
- a CDS encoding Mov34/MPN/PAD-1 family protein, producing MDRFWFEKAIQYIQEHNAFEEVSEIAPSGGSKIAIVSSVVSIGLPSRFIRAGITDIGVKCKEEVLFLFSDLFPLKAPKIKLRDNFPRCFPHINPSETGVYPCVFEGDPSELLQQSEWMNGLLNQLVDWLEKAASNELLDYSQGWEPMRNDHCSGFMLYDLNEVLDAYLEKETSYLSRAIYYEERKNLIVTGGLCNIQKRLSAHTVFIKTPRVIDCYLPNKITNLAQFYEYARSVGIDDIQEFIERIDLENLNENKLFIVLSIRRPVKIINSKHDIEFLNFVVHKSKARKRKKRVLPDTPVGMLSHLNARSQELLKQLSGTKTKTKESKNIALVGCGSLGSKIGMHLTRNGNGPFLCVDNDIFLPHNSARHALTLTWAQNKADLLSLSMFSASSVEVQANSGTAIGIDYSNSRLIIDTTASLSVRSFFMSRTDIAPVISGGLYGQGLYGILLSENKTKECLLVDLWAHLYRRTLEDESLRGVLFASQIDNVRIGEGCSSQTMIVDDSRISLMAATMSLKIQKSLEDGLPGSGEILISKYNENFSLETSLFSAPESKIIRSVKNLEWDIRLSEEVRTQMKRLMGEKSPVETGGVLLGTVFLFSKTIVITGLLDAPPDSIEKRDLFVLGTEGLERNIKQIERRTNGKVTYLGTWHSHPRGGGASNTDNGTYKKLLFVRNYEPTICLIISPDDVIAL
- a CDS encoding IS3 family transposase (programmed frameshift), whose protein sequence is MRYSPAFRSLMIQKMTDPDGPSPVSLAEEIGVSRSSLYRWVSEADTIDISTPAEPPSFAESMKRLSNMKRPQDWSAEEKLSAVLEAASLSEEEFGAFLRSRGLHDALLQQWRDQMLVGLEPKPAKRVETKRIQELEKELRRKDKALAETAALLVLKKKGPGNMGGRGRRHRPLERQQVLELIDEAILGGARLKPAAQALGLTDRTIQRWSHQEGGDDRRHGPLTVPANKLTPVERQEVMSIANSPQYRELSPKQIVPRLADEGRYVGSESTFYRLLREANQLAHRERCRPATHRRPREKVATGPCQVWSWDITYLRSTIAGQFFYLYLILDVWSRKIIAATVFSKECGQNSALLCVEAFHRHGVDPKGLVLHSDNGSPMKGSTMLVTLQRLGVVPSFSRPGVSNDNPFSESLFRTLKYRPEYPSRPFASEYEAQRWVDAFVHWYNTEHQHSEIRFVTPDDRHYGREALKLNKRKEVYEQARQKNPCRWTRQTRNWEPIKTVRLNPERKRSSEEDLCSEAA